From Candidatus Nucleicultrix amoebiphila FS5, a single genomic window includes:
- a CDS encoding DUF4870 domain-containing protein yields the protein MAKASKKIIRPAPKNEEKMWATFCHLSGLAGYLIPFGHLIAPLIIWLMKRQDSDLIDRNGKEALNFQLSVTLYGVVASILIFVLVGLALLFALAIFQAVCVIIASIKTNDGIAYRYPLTIRFIQ from the coding sequence ATGGCTAAAGCTTCAAAAAAGATCATACGGCCCGCGCCGAAGAATGAGGAGAAAATGTGGGCAACGTTTTGTCACTTAAGTGGCCTGGCGGGTTATCTCATCCCTTTTGGTCACCTTATTGCCCCTTTGATTATTTGGCTGATGAAGCGCCAGGACTCAGACCTTATCGATCGCAATGGTAAAGAGGCCCTGAATTTTCAGCTGTCCGTCACCCTGTATGGCGTGGTGGCCTCTATTCTTATTTTTGTGCTGGTAGGATTGGCGTTGCTCTTTGCCTTGGCGATTTTCCAAGCCGTGTGTGTTATTATCGCGTCTATCAAGACCAACGATGGGATCGCGTATCGCTATCCCCTCACCATTCGTTTTATTCAATAA
- a CDS encoding usg protein, which produces MGDISLMLQGYQLTTAEIVYHLPDYPELLQSYIWQDYDLAPKYPVLKKFLHFWESSLEGKMHSVMISSKPLLSPAECAYFASEWKIH; this is translated from the coding sequence ATGGGCGATATCTCCCTTATGTTGCAGGGTTATCAGTTAACAACCGCAGAAATTGTTTATCATCTTCCCGATTATCCAGAACTTTTGCAAAGCTATATATGGCAAGATTATGACTTGGCGCCGAAATATCCCGTGCTAAAAAAGTTTCTGCATTTTTGGGAGAGCAGTTTAGAAGGCAAAATGCATTCCGTGATGATAAGCTCAAAACCGCTTTTAAGCCCAGCGGAATGCGCGTATTTTGCTTCCGAGTGGAAAATTCACTAA
- a CDS encoding CarD family transcriptional regulator, whose product MAKEYDFSSGDLVVYPAHGVGRVLAIETQKVAGCELKVFVISFERDRMTLRLPMAKATASGLRALSTKKEISTAFSTLKKTARSKKGLWSRRAQEYELKINSGKLTSIAEVIRDLYRGVNQAEQSFSERQIYQAAIERLTAEVAAVEAVDKEKVIERIHDSLGSVVAA is encoded by the coding sequence ATGGCCAAGGAATATGACTTCTCAAGTGGCGATCTTGTAGTTTACCCCGCCCATGGTGTGGGACGTGTACTCGCCATTGAAACCCAAAAGGTTGCTGGATGTGAACTCAAGGTTTTTGTGATTTCTTTCGAACGGGATCGCATGACATTACGTTTGCCCATGGCAAAAGCGACAGCGTCAGGTTTACGAGCCTTGAGCACAAAGAAAGAAATTTCCACAGCTTTTAGCACGTTGAAAAAGACGGCCCGCTCTAAAAAAGGGCTTTGGTCCCGTCGCGCTCAAGAATACGAATTGAAAATCAATTCAGGCAAGTTGACCTCCATCGCAGAAGTGATTCGCGATTTGTATCGTGGGGTGAACCAGGCCGAGCAATCCTTTAGCGAACGCCAAATCTATCAAGCCGCTATTGAACGCCTCACCGCCGAAGTGGCCGCTGTTGAAGCGGTTGATAAGGAAAAGGTGATCGAGCGTATCCACGATAGCTTAGGCTCTGTGGTTGCGGCTTAA